One Maribacter cobaltidurans genomic window carries:
- the kynU gene encoding kynureninase: protein MKFENTLEFAQELDKRDPLAKYRNEFVYPKVKGKEVIYFTGNSLGLQPKRSKEFVDEIMKDWAELAVEGHFYANRPWWDYHERLANPLAKVVGARPEEITVMNTLSVNLHLLMVSFYTPNPKRYKIVCEEKAFPSDQYMLQSQVRFHGFDPENAIVEVKKREGEHYWRTEDILAKIDEVGDELALVLIGGVNYYNGQVMDMKAITEAGKAVGANVGWDLAHAVGNVALELHDWNADFAAWCSYKYMNSGPGNASGVFIHERHLNRKDIPRFEGWWGTKKEERFLMKPQFEPMSNADAWQISNPPVLSLAPYLASLELFEEVGMQALIEKQKSITSYLEFVLGEIDKDVDSSFEIITPQERGCQLSVFLHGQGKVLFNYLMDHGVIVDWREPNVIRLAPAPFYCSFEEMYRFGQILKEGILNKD, encoded by the coding sequence ACAGGAAATTCTTTGGGACTACAACCAAAACGCTCTAAAGAATTTGTGGACGAGATTATGAAGGATTGGGCCGAATTGGCCGTAGAGGGACACTTTTATGCAAACAGACCATGGTGGGACTATCATGAGCGGCTAGCCAATCCTTTGGCCAAAGTGGTAGGCGCCCGCCCTGAAGAAATCACCGTGATGAACACTTTGAGCGTAAATCTCCATTTGCTTATGGTTTCCTTTTATACCCCAAATCCAAAACGGTACAAAATAGTATGTGAGGAAAAGGCATTTCCCAGTGATCAATATATGCTCCAAAGTCAAGTAAGGTTTCATGGTTTTGACCCTGAAAATGCCATCGTTGAGGTTAAAAAACGGGAGGGTGAGCATTATTGGAGGACTGAGGATATTCTGGCTAAAATTGATGAAGTAGGGGATGAGCTTGCCCTGGTCCTGATTGGTGGCGTTAATTATTATAATGGACAGGTTATGGATATGAAGGCGATTACCGAGGCTGGTAAGGCCGTTGGGGCAAATGTGGGTTGGGACCTGGCCCATGCCGTTGGTAACGTTGCGCTTGAACTCCATGATTGGAATGCCGATTTTGCCGCATGGTGCAGTTATAAGTACATGAACAGTGGGCCTGGAAATGCATCAGGCGTATTTATACATGAAAGACATTTGAACAGAAAGGACATTCCAAGGTTCGAGGGTTGGTGGGGTACCAAAAAAGAGGAACGGTTCTTAATGAAGCCGCAGTTTGAGCCCATGTCCAATGCAGATGCCTGGCAAATCAGTAACCCCCCTGTCCTATCGCTGGCACCTTATTTAGCTTCATTGGAACTTTTTGAAGAAGTGGGGATGCAGGCCCTGATTGAAAAACAAAAATCCATCACGTCGTATTTGGAGTTTGTTTTAGGGGAAATCGATAAAGATGTTGATAGCAGTTTTGAAATTATTACCCCCCAGGAGAGGGGTTGTCAACTTTCCGTTTTCCTGCATGGACAAGGTAAAGTATTGTTCAACTATCTCATGGACCATGGGGTAATCGTTGATTGGCGTGAACCTAATGTGATACGTTTGGCACCGGCCCCTTTTTATTGTTCATTTGAGGAAATGTATCGTTTTGGACAAATATTGAAAGAAGGTATTCTGAATAAAGATTAA
- a CDS encoding MFS transporter, with translation MRSLGLIFLNARYFGPSWVFASINILFGTWAIYIPTVKENLGIDKSQLGIAIFCLSLGVFIVFPFASSIINRIGVGKATWYGVLISCCTAILPLLSPNYYMLMGSLFLFGASNGFTDISMNTLVTELEKKDGAKFMSASHGFYSLGGVLAGLGSFLIGPLDNPVLHMAMAITLVFIVNFIFHKNYVNEIAATIEKDTFSLKLFKPLLLLGLISFIAMGSEGAIVDWSGLYLKEVSLAPEALWGAGFLGFQVTMTLGRFLGDGVSASIGSVKMVALGTLLSIIGYVLVLTTSTYMAITGFAICGLGFSAMVPELFRIGGNVKGVESSKGVSFIAGAGYSGFLCAPPILGFLADNYSLKTSFIVLLGVALFILGATAILKKRRG, from the coding sequence ATGAGGTCACTAGGATTAATTTTCTTGAATGCACGGTATTTTGGTCCCTCATGGGTTTTTGCAAGTATCAATATTCTTTTTGGGACCTGGGCCATTTATATTCCTACGGTAAAGGAAAATCTTGGAATAGATAAGTCCCAATTGGGAATTGCCATTTTTTGTCTTTCACTTGGGGTGTTTATCGTTTTTCCCTTTGCGTCATCCATCATTAATCGAATTGGGGTAGGGAAGGCGACTTGGTACGGTGTACTTATTAGTTGTTGTACCGCTATTTTACCGCTTTTGAGTCCTAACTATTATATGCTGATGGGTAGTCTGTTTTTGTTCGGTGCTTCCAATGGGTTTACGGATATATCCATGAACACCTTGGTCACGGAACTGGAAAAAAAGGATGGCGCAAAATTTATGTCGGCTTCCCATGGGTTCTATAGTTTGGGGGGCGTTTTGGCAGGTTTGGGAAGCTTTTTGATTGGACCTTTGGATAATCCAGTGCTTCATATGGCCATGGCGATTACCCTAGTGTTCATTGTTAATTTCATATTCCATAAAAACTATGTAAATGAAATTGCAGCTACCATTGAAAAGGATACTTTTAGCTTGAAATTGTTTAAACCCTTATTATTGTTGGGGCTCATTTCCTTTATTGCCATGGGGAGCGAAGGTGCCATTGTGGATTGGAGCGGCTTGTACCTAAAAGAAGTCAGTTTGGCCCCTGAAGCCTTATGGGGTGCCGGATTTTTAGGTTTTCAGGTGACGATGACCTTAGGTCGGTTTTTGGGTGATGGGGTAAGCGCCAGTATCGGGTCGGTAAAAATGGTGGCCTTGGGTACTTTGTTAAGTATTATCGGGTATGTTTTGGTCTTGACCACATCCACGTACATGGCAATTACGGGTTTTGCAATCTGTGGTCTGGGCTTTTCCGCTATGGTGCCGGAATTGTTTAGAATAGGCGGAAATGTAAAGGGTGTAGAATCTTCCAAAGGCGTTTCCTTTATCGCTGGTGCCGGATATTCCGGTTTCCTGTGTGCTCCACCTATTTTGGGTTTTTTGGCGGACAATTATTCCCTTAAAACAAGTTTTATAGTGCTTTTGGGAGTGGCTTTGTTTATTCTTGGGGCGACGGCCATTCTCAAGAAAAGAAGGGGATAG
- a CDS encoding peptidase associated/transthyretin-like domain-containing protein, with protein sequence MRNCLLLFLYLSCTLLHSQTEFEGIIMDADEHTPLEFVHVFNRNNSTISNTEGRFFIKTLLDTVILFRNGYKKKVLLTEALTDTIYLKKKVVALDEVIVTNAKTILQRIKDSINSNYLLKPHMETFFIRALLRKNDSLVRMQDMTGTLLRKTSIYGNGLEMEKKDYQVQLAEMRQLGIIRDEHGIYFELPSLYNIFGEFMRLNAMGPEFEVIEKPYENSEEIRVEFNSLPSEDGSSAKGHYIINGENNAILSFEVVSQGAINSPNPAEDKYSHFLKGSSSMYFKENAEKGLYYLHRAKRTFSLEVKTEQHPMPDVYDMEITLYTPESFGNEKIKSNVNEHKDIFKLKHPYNADYWEQQSWLPLTEEIKKFIDTMGQGTLGLKTRGNMN encoded by the coding sequence ATGAGAAATTGCCTGTTACTATTTCTTTATCTGTCTTGTACTTTACTACACTCCCAAACTGAATTTGAAGGTATCATAATGGATGCCGATGAACATACCCCTTTAGAATTTGTACATGTATTCAATAGGAACAACAGCACAATCAGCAATACCGAAGGTAGGTTCTTCATAAAAACTTTACTGGATACGGTCATTCTTTTTAGAAACGGCTATAAAAAAAAGGTACTCCTAACAGAAGCCTTGACCGACACGATCTACCTTAAAAAAAAGGTGGTGGCCCTGGACGAGGTAATCGTTACCAATGCCAAAACCATCCTTCAAAGAATCAAGGATTCCATAAATTCCAATTATTTATTGAAACCGCACATGGAAACCTTTTTCATCCGGGCTTTACTCAGAAAAAACGATAGCTTGGTTCGCATGCAGGATATGACGGGAACCTTACTACGTAAAACCTCTATTTACGGTAATGGTCTGGAAATGGAAAAAAAGGATTATCAAGTGCAATTGGCTGAAATGCGCCAATTAGGCATTATTAGAGACGAGCATGGCATATACTTTGAGCTTCCTTCGCTTTATAACATCTTTGGCGAATTTATGCGGTTGAACGCCATGGGTCCGGAGTTTGAAGTAATTGAAAAGCCCTATGAGAATAGTGAGGAGATACGGGTCGAATTCAATTCGCTTCCTTCAGAAGATGGCAGTAGTGCGAAGGGCCACTACATTATCAACGGAGAAAACAATGCCATTTTATCTTTTGAAGTTGTTAGCCAAGGAGCTATAAATAGTCCTAATCCAGCAGAGGATAAATATTCCCATTTTCTTAAAGGAAGTTCTTCCATGTATTTTAAGGAAAATGCGGAAAAAGGGCTTTATTATCTGCATAGGGCAAAACGTACGTTTTCCTTAGAAGTAAAAACGGAACAACATCCTATGCCCGATGTTTACGATATGGAAATCACCTTATACACCCCAGAAAGCTTTGGCAATGAAAAGATAAAAAGCAACGTCAATGAGCACAAGGATATTTTTAAGTTAAAACATCCGTACAATGCAGATTATTGGGAGCAACAGTCCTGGCTTCCCCTAACGGAGGAAATCAAAAAGTTTATCGATACCATGGGACAGGGAACCTTGGGGTTAAAGACAAGAGGTAACATGAATTGA
- a CDS encoding RNA polymerase sigma factor, producing the protein MDANDPYKDVTDEDLVKEIVAKKDSMLFGVLYDRYAKMVYNKCYGFAKSQKEAEDLTQDVFLMVFVKLASFQGKSKFSTWLYSFTYNFCVNYVNRDKGRKISDRSNDISGEEYRLSQEVTDEHLLELQVEKLKQALDMIPGEDKTILMLKYQDGVSIKELESTLDLGSSAVKMRLKRAKAKVIEAYNSLP; encoded by the coding sequence TTGGATGCTAATGACCCTTACAAGGACGTTACGGATGAGGATCTGGTGAAGGAGATAGTGGCCAAAAAGGATTCCATGCTATTTGGTGTTCTTTATGATCGATATGCGAAAATGGTGTACAATAAGTGTTACGGATTTGCCAAATCACAAAAGGAGGCGGAGGACCTTACACAAGATGTGTTTTTAATGGTATTCGTGAAATTGGCCTCGTTTCAAGGAAAATCAAAATTTTCAACTTGGCTATACTCGTTTACCTATAACTTTTGCGTTAATTATGTCAACCGGGACAAGGGCAGGAAAATCAGTGATAGGTCCAATGATATAAGTGGCGAGGAATACAGATTGTCCCAGGAGGTGACAGATGAACATTTATTGGAGTTGCAGGTAGAAAAATTGAAACAGGCATTGGATATGATACCTGGAGAGGATAAGACGATTTTAATGCTCAAGTACCAAGACGGGGTTTCTATTAAGGAATTGGAATCAACATTGGATCTTGGTAGTAGTGCCGTAAAAATGAGATTAAAAAGAGCCAAAGCCAAAGTCATAGAAGCTTATAATTCATTACCCTAA
- a CDS encoding mechanosensitive ion channel family protein yields the protein MKTLNELKDTLSDSFGSLLKSAAEMIPQIVLGIVGLILAWLIIKIILFILKRILKAVKIDVLSQRVADAKLFGDKQLKIDLLKVALSTAKILLILMFTVVLAQILKLNAISDGIYSLLGYLPTFISALLLLVGGLYLATVVKKATLKLFESMGVGGSKVVSGALFYLITFFVSITALNQAGIETQIITSNFTLILGAFLLAFALALGLGAREVVGDLLRTFYSRRIYEVGDQVKIGKIEGKVEAIDNISMVVKTKSGKLVVPIKKIVESTVEVSD from the coding sequence ATGAAAACACTTAATGAACTCAAAGATACTTTATCGGATAGTTTTGGTAGTTTATTAAAATCCGCCGCGGAAATGATTCCCCAAATTGTTTTGGGTATCGTTGGTTTGATATTAGCATGGTTAATCATTAAAATAATACTATTCATCCTAAAACGAATCTTGAAGGCGGTTAAAATCGACGTTCTTTCCCAACGTGTGGCAGACGCCAAATTATTTGGGGACAAGCAACTCAAAATCGATTTGCTCAAGGTAGCCTTGTCTACCGCCAAAATTCTTTTGATTTTAATGTTTACCGTTGTTTTGGCCCAGATATTAAAATTGAACGCCATATCCGATGGCATCTATTCCCTATTGGGCTACCTACCTACCTTTATAAGTGCCTTGCTACTGCTTGTTGGCGGACTCTATTTGGCTACGGTAGTAAAAAAGGCAACCTTGAAACTATTTGAATCCATGGGTGTGGGCGGATCAAAAGTGGTCAGTGGCGCACTATTTTACTTGATTACTTTTTTTGTTTCCATTACCGCTTTGAACCAAGCAGGTATAGAAACCCAAATCATAACCAGTAATTTTACCTTAATATTGGGTGCTTTTTTATTGGCGTTCGCCTTGGCTTTGGGTCTTGGTGCCAGAGAGGTGGTAGGAGACCTTTTGCGAACATTTTATTCTAGGAGAATCTATGAGGTTGGGGATCAGGTAAAAATTGGCAAAATTGAGGGAAAGGTAGAAGCCATTGATAACATTTCCATGGTCGTGAAGACCAAATCGGGTAAGTTGGTCGTGCCCATCAAGAAAATTGTGGAGAGTACCGTTGAGGTAAGTGACTAA
- a CDS encoding ClpP family protease yields MSSKKGKIQEAIDEKMLAERKVFLWGQVDDDSAKHVIDRLLYLDMQNHKEIQLYINSPGGYVTSGFAMYDTIKSLKSPVSTICTGLAASMGSILLSVGKKGRRFIQPHAQVMIHQPSGGARGQASNIEIQAKEIIKTKELSAQILADNCGQTFEKVLKDFDRDYWMNAEESIEYGIVDAVMD; encoded by the coding sequence ATGAGTTCTAAAAAAGGAAAAATACAGGAAGCTATAGATGAGAAAATGTTGGCCGAAAGAAAGGTCTTTCTTTGGGGGCAGGTAGATGACGATTCCGCCAAACATGTCATAGATAGATTGCTGTATTTGGATATGCAAAACCATAAAGAAATACAATTGTACATCAATAGTCCGGGAGGATATGTAACCTCTGGTTTCGCTATGTACGATACCATAAAATCATTGAAGAGTCCGGTTTCTACTATTTGTACCGGATTAGCCGCATCCATGGGGTCTATTTTGTTATCCGTTGGTAAAAAGGGACGACGTTTTATACAGCCCCATGCGCAGGTAATGATACACCAACCAAGCGGTGGTGCCAGGGGACAAGCATCCAATATAGAAATACAGGCGAAGGAAATTATAAAGACCAAGGAATTAAGTGCCCAAATATTGGCGGACAACTGTGGACAAACCTTTGAAAAAGTGTTGAAGGATTTTGACCGTGACTATTGGATGAACGCAGAAGAATCCATCGAGTATGGAATAGTTGACGCAGTTATGGATTAA
- a CDS encoding cryptochrome/photolyase family protein, giving the protein MKTLRLILGDQLNQKHSWFESVEDNVIYLMAEMRQETDYVKHHIQKVTAFFLAMRSFKEDLSDKGHRFIYLKIGDKNNPQYLTKIIKHYVKETKAEQFEYQLPDEFRLDEQLKQIAKSLKIETRAVDTEHFYTSRYELKNFFSGKKQLLMESFYRMMRKKHGIMVENGQPEGGKWNYDQSNRKKWKGEPKIPHERGFRKNVSKVVEEFREAGVETFGEIELENFNWPISRADCLSVLNYFCKELLIYFGDYQDAMHTQEKYLFHSRLSFAMNSKIVSPREVIDKVLQHYHENKEGIHISQVEGFIRQILGWREYMRGIYWKEMPNYAHINKLENHNKLPEFFWTGNTKMNCLKHAIGQSLSDAYSHHIQRLMIIGNFALLTQMDPDEVDRWYLGVYIDAIEWVEITNTRGMSQFADGGVVATKPYVSSANYINKMSDYCGSCHYKHNVKKGNDACPFNILYWNFLDTKKEYFKDNQRMNMMMSLLEKKETGEMEYIRKKSSEIINNLDEF; this is encoded by the coding sequence ATGAAAACCCTAAGATTGATATTAGGAGATCAGCTTAACCAAAAACATAGTTGGTTTGAATCGGTGGAGGACAATGTAATCTACCTCATGGCAGAAATGCGACAGGAGACGGACTATGTAAAACATCACATACAAAAGGTCACGGCCTTCTTTTTGGCCATGCGTTCCTTCAAAGAAGATCTATCGGACAAGGGACATAGGTTCATTTATTTAAAAATTGGGGATAAGAACAATCCCCAATACCTAACCAAAATAATAAAACATTATGTCAAGGAAACCAAAGCAGAACAATTTGAATACCAATTACCGGACGAATTTCGATTGGATGAGCAGCTAAAACAAATTGCTAAATCCTTAAAAATTGAAACCCGTGCCGTGGATACGGAGCATTTTTATACAAGTCGGTACGAGTTAAAGAATTTCTTTTCGGGGAAAAAACAACTTTTGATGGAATCCTTTTACAGAATGATGCGGAAGAAGCATGGCATCATGGTAGAAAATGGACAACCCGAGGGTGGAAAGTGGAACTATGACCAGAGCAATCGCAAAAAATGGAAAGGTGAACCAAAAATTCCGCATGAACGGGGATTTCGGAAAAATGTAAGCAAAGTGGTAGAAGAATTTAGGGAAGCGGGAGTGGAAACCTTTGGCGAAATTGAACTGGAAAATTTCAATTGGCCCATCAGTAGGGCAGATTGTCTTTCCGTACTCAACTACTTTTGTAAGGAGCTCCTAATCTATTTTGGGGATTATCAGGATGCCATGCATACCCAAGAGAAGTACCTCTTTCACTCGCGTTTGTCCTTTGCCATGAACTCCAAAATAGTAAGTCCTAGGGAAGTAATTGATAAAGTATTACAACACTACCATGAAAACAAGGAGGGCATCCATATTTCTCAAGTGGAGGGTTTTATACGACAAATCCTAGGTTGGAGAGAGTATATGAGGGGAATCTATTGGAAGGAAATGCCAAATTACGCCCATATAAACAAATTGGAAAACCACAATAAACTCCCAGAATTTTTCTGGACCGGCAACACCAAGATGAACTGCCTAAAACATGCCATTGGACAAAGTTTGTCAGATGCCTACTCCCACCATATACAACGACTTATGATAATTGGAAATTTTGCCTTACTTACCCAAATGGACCCAGATGAAGTTGATCGCTGGTACTTGGGAGTTTATATTGACGCCATTGAGTGGGTTGAAATTACCAATACGAGGGGTATGAGCCAATTCGCAGATGGTGGAGTCGTTGCCACTAAACCCTATGTAAGTAGTGCCAATTATATAAATAAAATGAGCGATTACTGCGGTTCTTGTCATTATAAACACAATGTAAAGAAAGGGAACGACGCATGCCCGTTTAATATCCTATACTGGAACTTTTTGGATACTAAAAAAGAGTATTTCAAGGACAATCAGCGTATGAACATGATGATGAGTTTGCTAGAAAAGAAAGAAACTGGGGAAATGGAGTACATTCGAAAAAAATCATCCGAAATCATCAATAATCTTGATGAATTTTAA
- a CDS encoding DASH family cryptochrome translates to MNNLVWFRNDLRVQDNVSLIKASKGEKVLGAYCFDALYFGPGDFGFKKTERFRAQFSIESVKELRANLKKYNIPLFVFFGKSSEHIPLLVKEHEIDTIYLQKEWTRDEVSISDSVKRQFDEKVRFNESYDQFLFHPEDIPYSNFQDIPKVFTDFRKKCEKLSTVRSVEKFAKVFPETNLVENQTKIPSLADLGLCEPIQDRRSAFPFKGGETQALQRIDHYFWQTKKLAYYKKTRNGLMGTDYSSKLSAWLANGSISARTIYWEVKKFEKKVKKNQDTYCLIFELIWRDFFKYVSLKHGPKIFQIRGILNKNYDWNFDKATLNQWTSGNTADSFVNANMKELEKTGWMSNRGRQNVASYWAKELEQDWRYGVAYFESMLIDYDVHSNWGNWMYNSGVGNDPRDRKFNTKLQAERYDANGKFQREWLQESLF, encoded by the coding sequence GGGCCTATTGTTTTGATGCGCTTTATTTTGGGCCGGGAGACTTTGGATTTAAAAAAACGGAACGGTTCAGGGCCCAATTTTCAATTGAGTCCGTAAAGGAATTACGAGCCAACCTGAAAAAATACAATATTCCGCTGTTCGTGTTTTTTGGAAAATCCTCGGAACATATACCACTGCTTGTTAAGGAACATGAAATTGATACGATTTATCTTCAAAAAGAGTGGACGCGTGATGAAGTTTCCATATCGGATTCCGTAAAAAGGCAATTTGATGAAAAGGTACGTTTTAATGAAAGCTACGATCAATTCCTATTTCATCCAGAGGACATTCCATATTCTAATTTTCAGGACATACCAAAGGTTTTTACGGACTTTAGAAAAAAATGCGAAAAACTCAGTACCGTGCGTTCCGTAGAAAAATTCGCGAAGGTTTTCCCCGAAACAAATCTTGTGGAAAACCAAACGAAAATTCCTTCGTTGGCCGATCTTGGTTTGTGCGAACCTATACAGGACAGACGATCGGCATTTCCATTTAAAGGTGGTGAAACACAGGCTTTGCAAAGAATCGACCATTATTTCTGGCAAACCAAAAAGTTGGCCTATTATAAAAAGACCAGAAATGGTCTCATGGGGACGGATTACAGCTCCAAACTTTCGGCTTGGTTGGCAAACGGCAGTATTTCTGCACGTACCATTTATTGGGAGGTAAAGAAATTCGAAAAAAAAGTTAAAAAAAATCAGGATACCTATTGCTTGATATTTGAATTGATATGGCGTGATTTTTTCAAATATGTATCCTTAAAACATGGTCCAAAAATCTTTCAGATCCGTGGAATATTAAATAAAAACTACGATTGGAATTTTGATAAGGCAACATTAAACCAATGGACATCGGGGAATACTGCAGATTCCTTTGTCAATGCCAACATGAAGGAATTGGAAAAAACCGGATGGATGAGCAATAGAGGTCGGCAAAATGTAGCGAGTTACTGGGCCAAGGAACTGGAGCAGGATTGGCGCTATGGTGTCGCCTATTTTGAAAGCATGCTAATCGATTACGATGTACATAGCAATTGGGGCAACTGGATGTACAACAGTGGTGTTGGCAACGACCCTAGGGACCGTAAATTTAACACCAAACTACAAGCGGAACGCTATGATGCCAATGGGAAGTTTCAAAGGGAGTGGCTCCAAGAATCCCTATTTTAA